One window from the genome of Pseudonocardia hierapolitana encodes:
- a CDS encoding MFS transporter, whose amino-acid sequence MPAPPTARRSARPWVVVALGFAAIVFDGYDLIVYGSAVPALLADPQWQLTPPQVGAIGSYALLGMFVGAVGAGALTDRFGRRRMFLAALAWFSVMMLAVAAAPTPELLGLARFAAGLGFGGIAPIAIALVVEWAPPRRRNLLNAVMLCGFPIGGVLAALAGIALLEQAGFRTLFALGALPLVTLLPLAAVLLPESPSFAPAVRARGARDRALLRGRAGVALALFALANVAGFLLVYGLNTWLPQLMRQAGYALGSAIAFLLVFNIGAVAGGLAGSALADRYGSRWVATGAFAAGVVSIGLLSQPLPPVLLYLLIAVAGAASVGTQIVVFGYVALHYDDAHRATALGISTGIGRLGAVAGPLVGGYLLASGLGLGWNFAAFAAVALVGALTALAVPPRSTPAARSAPVPVAAPAS is encoded by the coding sequence ATGCCAGCGCCGCCCACCGCCCGCCGCAGTGCCCGCCCCTGGGTCGTCGTTGCCCTCGGGTTCGCCGCGATCGTCTTCGACGGCTACGACCTGATCGTCTACGGATCCGCGGTGCCCGCCCTGCTCGCCGATCCCCAGTGGCAGCTCACGCCCCCGCAGGTCGGCGCGATCGGCAGCTACGCGCTGCTGGGCATGTTCGTCGGCGCCGTCGGGGCGGGCGCGCTGACCGACCGGTTCGGCCGCCGCCGGATGTTCCTGGCCGCCCTGGCCTGGTTCTCGGTGATGATGCTCGCGGTGGCCGCGGCACCGACGCCGGAGCTGCTCGGCCTGGCCCGGTTCGCGGCCGGGCTCGGCTTCGGCGGTATCGCGCCCATCGCGATCGCGCTGGTCGTCGAGTGGGCGCCGCCGCGACGGCGCAACCTGCTGAACGCGGTGATGCTCTGCGGGTTCCCGATCGGCGGCGTGCTCGCGGCGCTGGCCGGGATCGCGCTGCTGGAACAGGCGGGGTTCCGCACGCTGTTCGCGCTCGGCGCGCTCCCGCTCGTGACGCTGCTCCCGCTCGCCGCGGTGCTGCTCCCCGAGTCGCCGAGCTTCGCCCCGGCCGTCCGCGCGCGCGGCGCCCGGGACCGGGCGTTGCTCAGGGGGCGCGCCGGGGTCGCCCTGGCCCTGTTCGCGCTGGCCAACGTCGCCGGCTTCCTGCTGGTCTACGGGCTCAACACCTGGCTGCCGCAGCTGATGCGCCAGGCCGGCTACGCGCTCGGGTCGGCGATCGCGTTCCTGCTGGTGTTCAACATCGGCGCGGTCGCGGGCGGGCTCGCCGGTTCGGCCCTCGCCGACCGGTACGGCAGCCGGTGGGTGGCGACGGGCGCCTTCGCCGCCGGCGTGGTCTCGATCGGGCTGCTGTCGCAGCCGCTCCCCCCGGTCCTGCTCTACCTGCTGATCGCCGTGGCCGGCGCGGCGTCGGTCGGCACCCAGATCGTGGTGTTCGGCTACGTCGCCCTGCACTACGACGACGCCCACCGCGCCACGGCGCTGGGCATCAGCACCGGCATCGGCCGGCTCGGTGCGGTCGCCGGTCCGCTGGTCGGCGGCTACCTGCTCGCGTCCGGGCTCGGGCTGGGCTGGAACTTCGCCGCCTTCGCCGCGGTCGCCCTCGTCGGCGCGCTCACCGCGCTCGCCGTCCCGCCCCGGTCCACGCCCGCCGCCCGATCCGCGCCGGTCCCCGTCGCCGCGCCGGCGTCCTGA
- a CDS encoding (2,3-dihydroxybenzoyl)adenylate synthase, whose amino-acid sequence MIPEPALDLPGFDPARAAAYRSAGLWGERSVGDELRASARRFPDRAALLAPGTRLTYRELDERTDAFAAGLLVAAGLRPGDRMMFSAGNVPETVVAYYGAVKAGVLPVCTLPQHGRREIGLLAAHTGARAHLVQADFPGQDLGALAADVGLEVVVALRGPIDGALGHDDLIAAGSTPDARAALDALRIDPDDVVAFQLSGGTTGLPKVAPRRHREYVHNAASWAGALGIGETSVVLHALPIMHNAGIVAAMQPAHLAGAAFVLAPTADAATIVATVRREGVTCIPLSPPAVVIRLLDHAAATGEDLRGVERMYVGGQKLPLEVAVRIEPELGVRCTQMFGMAEGMFLATPPDAPEWVRLHTVGAPVSPGDEVRVLEIGGDGEVPDGELGELACRGPYTIPGYYRAPAHNAATFTPDGFYRTGDLAVRHHVGGRAYYSIEGRIKDVINRGAEKIHAEEVEEIIVRHPDVHTAALVAMPDPVLGERACAFLILEPGAAPPTVAGIGEFLRGQGLAKYKWPERLEIVDELPLTSVGKVSKKELRERLARPTAGVGS is encoded by the coding sequence GTGATCCCCGAACCCGCTCTCGACCTGCCCGGCTTCGATCCCGCCCGCGCCGCGGCCTACCGCAGCGCCGGTCTGTGGGGGGAGCGCTCCGTCGGCGACGAGCTGCGCGCGAGCGCCCGCCGCTTCCCCGACCGTGCCGCCCTGCTCGCGCCCGGCACCCGGCTCACCTACCGCGAGCTCGACGAGCGCACCGACGCGTTCGCCGCCGGCCTGCTCGTCGCCGCCGGCCTGCGCCCCGGCGACCGCATGATGTTCTCCGCGGGCAACGTCCCCGAGACCGTCGTCGCCTACTACGGCGCGGTCAAGGCCGGCGTCCTGCCGGTCTGCACGCTGCCCCAGCACGGGCGGCGCGAGATCGGGCTGCTCGCCGCGCACACCGGGGCGCGCGCCCACCTCGTGCAGGCCGACTTCCCCGGCCAGGACCTCGGCGCGCTCGCCGCGGACGTCGGCCTCGAGGTCGTCGTCGCCCTGCGCGGGCCGATCGACGGCGCCCTCGGCCACGACGACCTGATCGCCGCGGGGTCCACGCCCGATGCACGCGCCGCGCTGGACGCGCTGCGGATCGACCCCGACGACGTCGTCGCGTTCCAGCTCTCCGGCGGCACGACCGGCCTGCCCAAGGTGGCGCCACGGCGGCACCGCGAGTACGTCCACAACGCCGCGTCCTGGGCCGGCGCCCTCGGGATCGGCGAGACCTCGGTGGTGCTGCACGCACTCCCGATCATGCACAACGCCGGGATCGTCGCGGCCATGCAGCCGGCGCACCTCGCCGGTGCCGCGTTCGTGCTCGCCCCGACAGCCGACGCCGCCACGATCGTCGCCACGGTGCGCCGCGAGGGCGTCACCTGCATCCCGCTCTCGCCGCCCGCGGTGGTCATCCGGCTGCTCGACCACGCCGCCGCCACCGGGGAGGACCTGCGCGGGGTCGAGCGGATGTACGTGGGCGGCCAGAAGCTGCCACTCGAGGTCGCCGTCCGGATCGAGCCGGAGCTGGGCGTGCGGTGCACCCAGATGTTCGGCATGGCCGAGGGGATGTTCCTCGCGACGCCGCCGGACGCGCCGGAGTGGGTGCGGCTGCACACCGTGGGCGCACCGGTCTCCCCGGGTGACGAGGTGCGGGTGCTGGAGATCGGCGGCGACGGCGAGGTGCCCGACGGCGAGCTCGGCGAGCTGGCCTGCCGCGGCCCGTACACGATCCCCGGCTACTACCGGGCGCCGGCGCACAACGCGGCAACGTTCACGCCGGACGGGTTCTACCGCACCGGCGACCTCGCGGTGCGCCACCACGTCGGCGGGCGGGCCTACTACTCCATCGAGGGCCGGATCAAGGACGTCATCAACCGGGGCGCGGAGAAGATCCACGCCGAGGAGGTCGAGGAGATCATCGTGCGGCACCCGGATGTGCACACCGCCGCCCTGGTGGCGATGCCCGACCCAGTGCTCGGGGAGCGTGCCTGCGCGTTCCTCATCCTGGAGCCCGGCGCGGCCCCGCCGACGGTCGCCGGGATCGGGGAGTTCCTGCGCGGGCAGGGCCTGGCCAAGTACAAGTGGCCGGAGCGGCTGGAGATCGTCGACGAGCTCCCGCTCACCAGCGTGGGCAAGGTGTCGAAGAAGGAGCTGCGGGAGCGGCTCGCCAGGCCGACCGCCGGGGTCGGGTCATGA
- a CDS encoding FAD-dependent monooxygenase: protein MSVRSIAVVGGGPGGLYAARLLRLADPGLEVVVHEQGLPETTFGFGVALGARTQRNLEAADPDTLADILAAARPHDMSMRVGDAVARVPGGRLVAIARTELLAVLTRHAEKAGVDVRHGARVDADDLDADLVVLADGVSSAGRGAGAAGFGARVEVGGGLYLWAAAPFALDEALFAPATTEHGTFVAHAYPYAPDRSTFLVEVDEGTWRRAGFDRTTDATPADGSDEAALAYLSEAFRDRLGGHPLLGNRTRWLRFRTVTCERWWHGNRVLLGDAAHTAHYSIGSGTKLAMEDAIALSRAVTEEIDRDTALARYQGERKPAVERMQELARRSQRWWDAFPARAHLPVEQLTVAYMSRAGNVSLERFAASTPDVVRAGLAQYAGVPEAAVDLDAPVAWVTAQPLDGHPCRIVTRAAFADGALVDVDDPGDAWGPAADALVGRVASEGRTVWLSGRAERPALLTRLELAERLRLAGVRVVVAGPAGLLPDLAAGLASGRTDLIALEAGA, encoded by the coding sequence ATGAGCGTGCGCAGCATCGCGGTCGTCGGAGGTGGGCCCGGCGGCCTGTACGCGGCCCGGCTGCTGCGGCTCGCCGACCCGGGTCTCGAGGTCGTGGTCCACGAGCAGGGGCTGCCGGAGACGACGTTCGGGTTCGGCGTCGCGCTCGGGGCGCGCACCCAGCGCAACCTCGAGGCCGCCGACCCCGACACCCTCGCAGACATCCTCGCGGCGGCCCGGCCGCACGACATGAGCATGCGGGTCGGCGACGCCGTCGCGCGCGTGCCCGGCGGCAGGCTCGTCGCCATCGCCCGTACCGAGCTGCTCGCCGTGCTCACCCGCCACGCCGAGAAGGCGGGCGTCGACGTGCGCCACGGCGCGCGCGTCGACGCCGACGACCTGGACGCGGACCTCGTCGTCCTCGCCGACGGCGTCAGCAGCGCGGGCCGGGGCGCAGGAGCGGCGGGGTTCGGGGCGCGGGTCGAGGTCGGCGGCGGGCTCTACCTGTGGGCGGCCGCCCCCTTCGCGCTCGACGAGGCCCTCTTCGCGCCCGCGACCACCGAACACGGGACGTTCGTCGCCCACGCCTACCCGTACGCGCCGGACCGGAGCACCTTCCTCGTGGAGGTCGACGAGGGCACGTGGCGCCGCGCCGGCTTCGACCGCACGACCGACGCCACCCCCGCGGACGGCTCCGACGAAGCGGCGCTGGCCTACCTGTCCGAGGCGTTCCGCGACCGGCTGGGCGGCCACCCGCTGCTCGGCAACCGCACGCGCTGGCTGCGCTTCCGCACCGTCACCTGCGAACGCTGGTGGCACGGCAACCGGGTGCTCCTCGGCGACGCCGCGCACACCGCGCACTACTCGATCGGCTCCGGCACCAAGCTCGCGATGGAGGACGCCATCGCCCTGTCCCGCGCGGTGACCGAGGAGATCGACCGCGACACGGCGCTCGCCCGCTACCAGGGCGAGCGCAAGCCTGCGGTGGAGCGCATGCAGGAGCTGGCGCGCCGCAGCCAGCGGTGGTGGGACGCGTTCCCGGCCCGCGCGCACCTGCCGGTGGAGCAGCTCACGGTCGCCTACATGAGCCGGGCCGGCAACGTCTCGCTCGAGCGGTTCGCCGCCAGCACCCCCGACGTCGTCCGGGCGGGCCTCGCCCAGTACGCCGGGGTGCCGGAGGCCGCCGTCGACCTCGACGCCCCGGTGGCGTGGGTGACCGCGCAGCCCCTCGACGGGCACCCGTGCCGGATCGTCACACGCGCGGCCTTCGCCGACGGCGCGCTGGTCGACGTCGACGACCCGGGCGACGCCTGGGGCCCGGCCGCCGATGCGCTCGTCGGGCGGGTGGCGTCCGAGGGGCGCACCGTCTGGCTCAGCGGGCGGGCCGAGCGGCCGGCCCTGCTGACCCGGCTCGAGCTGGCCGAGCGGCTGCGGCTCGCCGGCGTACGCGTCGTCGTCGCGGGTCCGGCAGGGCTGCTGCCCGATCTGGCGGCGGGCCTGGCGTCCGGGCGCACCGACCTGATCGCCCTGGAGGCGGGAGCATGA
- a CDS encoding maleate cis-trans isomerase family protein translates to MTHHRIGLVVPSSNVTVETEMPRLLARHPSATFSFHSSRMRMHTVSAEELRAMNAQRGRCVDEVGDAGVDAILYACLVALMAQGTGEHVRTEAAVREQLAARGAEPLVVSSAGALVTALRALGARRIGLVMPYLAPIARLVVDYLSADDLDVVAWTALEVADNAEVGCIPGDRVRAAARGLDLTGADALVISACVQMPSLDLVTEAEAELGLPVLSAATAGAFTLLDGLGLPVELPGAGRLLTPVTV, encoded by the coding sequence ATGACCCACCACCGGATCGGGCTGGTCGTGCCCAGCTCGAACGTCACGGTCGAGACCGAGATGCCGCGGCTGCTCGCCCGGCACCCGAGCGCGACGTTCTCGTTCCACTCCAGCCGGATGCGGATGCACACCGTCTCGGCCGAGGAGCTGCGCGCGATGAACGCCCAGCGCGGGCGCTGCGTCGACGAGGTCGGCGACGCCGGCGTCGACGCGATCCTCTACGCGTGCCTGGTCGCGTTGATGGCCCAGGGCACCGGCGAGCACGTCCGCACCGAGGCGGCCGTGCGGGAGCAGCTCGCCGCCCGGGGCGCGGAGCCGCTCGTCGTCTCCAGCGCGGGCGCGCTCGTCACGGCGCTGCGGGCGCTGGGGGCCCGCCGCATCGGGCTCGTCATGCCCTACCTCGCGCCGATCGCCCGGCTGGTCGTGGACTACCTGAGCGCCGATGACCTCGACGTCGTGGCCTGGACGGCGCTCGAGGTCGCCGACAACGCGGAGGTCGGCTGCATCCCCGGCGACCGCGTGCGGGCGGCCGCGCGCGGGCTCGACCTCACCGGCGCCGACGCGCTCGTGATCTCGGCCTGCGTGCAGATGCCCTCGCTCGACCTCGTCACCGAGGCCGAGGCCGAGCTGGGCCTGCCGGTGCTCTCCGCCGCCACCGCAGGCGCGTTCACCCTGCTCGACGGGCTCGGGCTGCCCGTCGAACTCCCGGGCGCCGGCCGGTTGCTGACGCCCGTGACCGTCTAG
- a CDS encoding VOC family protein: MEHLVRGVDHAAFPTFDPAATVRFYRDVLGFPVVHSICAAGWGREQHPDFIHFFFDIGGGDRIAFFYYFGLEPVHDQPQGDAYAGFGADVPGWFVDSRHLAVHVDSEEHLMEYRRRLDASDWPVEMQVQHETIESIYTHDPNGYMVEITRALRPVTPQEDLDAELTIEALVEVASGPEPTLGKLLTRKAELIVERAAAWEEGVRS; encoded by the coding sequence ATGGAGCACCTCGTCCGCGGCGTCGACCACGCCGCCTTCCCCACCTTCGACCCGGCCGCGACCGTGCGGTTCTACCGCGACGTGCTGGGCTTCCCGGTCGTCCATTCGATCTGCGCCGCAGGCTGGGGCCGCGAGCAGCACCCGGACTTCATCCACTTCTTCTTCGACATCGGCGGCGGTGACCGGATCGCCTTCTTCTACTACTTCGGGCTGGAGCCGGTGCACGACCAGCCGCAGGGCGACGCCTACGCCGGGTTCGGCGCCGACGTCCCCGGCTGGTTCGTCGACTCCCGCCACCTCGCCGTCCACGTCGACAGCGAGGAGCACCTGATGGAGTACCGGCGCCGCCTCGACGCCAGCGACTGGCCGGTGGAGATGCAGGTCCAGCACGAGACGATCGAGTCGATCTACACGCACGACCCCAACGGCTACATGGTCGAGATCACCCGCGCCCTGCGGCCGGTGACCCCGCAGGAGGACCTCGACGCCGAGCTGACCATCGAGGCGCTCGTCGAGGTCGCGTCCGGACCGGAGCCGACGCTCGGGAAGCTGCTCACCCGCAAGGCCGAGCTCATCGTCGAGCGCGCCGCCGCATGGGAGGAGGGGGTGCGCTCGTGA
- a CDS encoding alpha/beta hydrolase, whose amino-acid sequence MTRADDRLGAGRHVRGEPAPHATRTELVQLGTADGATVTGTLRTVPGATTVVCIMHPRQDQTHHPLVPALLHAGCAVWTQTSRSPNNDIALVHEQTLLDVAAGLAHLRDVGFAHVVTLGHSGGGALYAYYHEQAGLPPRQRTATTPAGRPTGLPDADLPQPDAALFLAPHPGPGRLLMSCIDPSVADEDDPLSRVPELDAFDPANGFADPPGSSAYTGEFLEHYRAAQRARVARIDARARELAAEAAAARDRARSSGDPRDRRTALSPRLITVHRTDADPRTVDLSLDPNERPYGSLFGRRPDLTNYGLVGFGRITTPDAWLSTWSGLSSRADFVRCVHGVRVPTLHLDLSGDQAAFPSDSRAMHEAYGAVDLTCEVVRGTHFGGPIGPGEPPGYRLAGDRIGRWLADRFDLAPPRA is encoded by the coding sequence ATGACCCGCGCCGACGACCGGCTCGGCGCGGGGCGGCACGTCCGGGGCGAACCGGCCCCCCACGCCACCCGGACCGAGCTCGTCCAGCTGGGCACCGCCGACGGCGCCACGGTGACCGGGACCCTGCGGACGGTGCCAGGCGCGACCACGGTCGTCTGCATCATGCACCCGCGTCAGGACCAGACCCACCACCCGCTGGTGCCGGCCCTGCTGCACGCCGGGTGCGCGGTGTGGACGCAGACCTCCCGCTCACCGAACAACGACATCGCGCTGGTGCACGAGCAGACCCTGCTCGACGTCGCCGCCGGGCTGGCCCACCTGCGGGACGTCGGGTTCGCGCACGTGGTCACGCTCGGCCACTCCGGCGGCGGTGCGCTCTACGCCTACTACCACGAGCAGGCCGGGCTCCCGCCGAGGCAGCGCACCGCGACCACACCCGCCGGCCGCCCGACCGGGCTGCCCGACGCCGACCTGCCGCAGCCGGACGCGGCGCTCTTCCTCGCGCCGCACCCCGGGCCGGGACGCCTGCTGATGTCGTGCATCGACCCCTCCGTGGCCGACGAGGACGATCCGCTGTCGCGGGTGCCCGAGCTCGACGCGTTCGACCCCGCCAACGGCTTCGCCGACCCCCCGGGCAGTTCGGCCTACACCGGGGAGTTCCTGGAGCACTACCGGGCGGCGCAGCGCGCGCGGGTCGCCCGCATCGACGCCCGCGCCCGGGAGCTCGCCGCCGAGGCCGCCGCCGCGCGCGACCGGGCACGCAGCTCCGGTGATCCGCGCGACCGGCGCACCGCGCTGTCTCCCCGGCTGATCACCGTCCACCGCACGGACGCCGACCCGCGCACCGTCGACCTGTCCCTCGACCCGAACGAGCGCCCCTACGGATCCCTGTTCGGCCGCCGCCCCGACCTCACCAACTACGGGCTGGTCGGCTTCGGCCGCATCACGACGCCGGACGCCTGGCTCTCGACCTGGTCGGGCCTGTCGTCCCGCGCCGACTTCGTCCGGTGCGTGCACGGGGTGCGCGTCCCGACGCTCCACCTCGACCTCAGCGGCGACCAGGCCGCCTTCCCGTCCGACTCCCGGGCCATGCACGAGGCCTACGGCGCCGTCGACCTCACCTGCGAGGTGGTGCGCGGCACCCACTTCGGTGGGCCGATCGGCCCCGGCGAGCCGCCGGGCTACCGGCTGGCCGGCGACCGGATCGGCAGGTGGCTGGCCGACCGGTTCGACCTCGCGCCGCCGCGCGCGTAG
- a CDS encoding 2Fe-2S iron-sulfur cluster-binding protein, translating to MIFGSDHLPLIAAVGAGRTAAARLRRGLCGTCQVGVLQGEVDHLDAALTKAEREAGTVVLTCCSRSRGDRLILDLRPGRAYR from the coding sequence ATGATCTTCGGGAGCGACCATCTGCCCTTGATCGCCGCGGTAGGAGCGGGCCGGACGGCCGCGGCGCGACTGCGAAGGGGCCTTTGCGGCACGTGCCAGGTGGGCGTCCTCCAGGGCGAGGTCGACCACCTCGACGCAGCCCTAACCAAGGCCGAGCGCGAGGCCGGCACCGTGGTGCTCACCTGCTGCTCCCGGTCCCGCGGCGACCGTCTGATCCTCGATCTCCGACCCGGCCGCGCGTACCGTTGA
- a CDS encoding GntR family transcriptional regulator, protein MSVEDLRHLTEARCAIETLVLRQAFAHGGVGWESNVLAAHHRLERTPPMAADDPDRVSDEWAAAHGAFHLALLSGCPNPRLLAVAASLRDSAELYRRWSVPLGHENRDVAGEHRAMLEAVLAHDSDAGAAVLAGHIQHTTDVLLEQTATGLGDTARA, encoded by the coding sequence GTGTCGGTCGAGGACCTGCGCCATCTCACCGAGGCCCGGTGCGCGATCGAGACCCTGGTGCTGCGCCAGGCCTTCGCTCACGGCGGCGTCGGGTGGGAGTCGAACGTCCTCGCCGCACACCACCGGCTGGAGCGCACCCCGCCGATGGCGGCCGACGACCCGGACCGCGTCAGCGACGAGTGGGCGGCCGCCCACGGCGCCTTCCACCTCGCGTTGCTGTCCGGCTGCCCGAACCCGCGCCTGCTCGCCGTCGCCGCGTCCCTGCGGGACTCCGCGGAGCTCTACCGCCGGTGGTCGGTGCCGCTGGGACACGAGAACCGCGACGTCGCCGGCGAGCACCGCGCGATGCTCGAGGCCGTCCTGGCGCACGACTCCGACGCGGGCGCCGCCGTCCTCGCCGGGCACATCCAGCACACGACCGACGTTCTGCTCGAACAGACCGCCACCGGGCTCGGCGACACGGCCAGGGCCTGA
- a CDS encoding transglycosylase family protein — translation MAPRLRTSVTKNLVRLAVSGAIAVSVPLAMTGTANAAPDSVWDKLAKCESSGNWATNTGNGFSGGLQFTPQTWRAFGGKGQPHQASRAEQIAVAERVLQGQGWGAWPACSRKLGLR, via the coding sequence ATGGCTCCCCGCCTACGCACGTCCGTAACCAAGAACCTTGTTCGTCTCGCCGTTTCCGGTGCCATTGCGGTCAGTGTTCCGCTCGCGATGACCGGTACCGCCAATGCCGCCCCGGACAGCGTCTGGGACAAGCTCGCCAAGTGCGAGAGCAGCGGCAACTGGGCGACGAACACCGGTAACGGCTTCTCCGGTGGCCTGCAGTTCACGCCGCAGACTTGGAGGGCCTTCGGCGGTAAGGGTCAGCCGCACCAGGCCAGCCGCGCCGAGCAGATCGCCGTCGCCGAGCGCGTTCTCCAGGGCCAGGGCTGGGGTGCGTGGCCTGCGTGCTCGCGCAAGCTCGGCCTGCGCTGA
- a CDS encoding alcohol dehydrogenase catalytic domain-containing protein produces MPTPDTRVRSRSLRFHGPGDIRLDEAAERALAPDEVRLRPLAVGVCGTDAHIVAGSFPAEPGVVLGHEVCGRVVEVGAGLDEANAPRVGDLVTVEPHRYCTACTWCRAGQEHLCAGKRGYGVHLDGGMAESMVVPARIAYVLPPDTVPWVGALCEPVACCIHAVDRLGIVAGEALLVLGSGPAGAVLAALGRLLGATPIVAADTREGRRDLALRMGADVAIDPRDPDQVRAAVDLTGGEGYPAVVDAVGSSAVLEQAITLARRGGRVLEFGVASPHDVAAVRPHDLFSRELTLLGSVINPWTHQRAVALLPRLGLDRLSTAFHGLHEFDEALAAQRRGDVDKVFVAPAGAAAAREPAR; encoded by the coding sequence GTGCCCACGCCTGACACCCGGGTCCGCAGCCGGTCGCTGCGCTTCCACGGCCCCGGCGACATCCGGCTCGACGAGGCCGCGGAGCGGGCCCTCGCGCCGGACGAGGTCCGACTCCGGCCGCTCGCGGTCGGCGTCTGCGGTACGGACGCCCACATCGTCGCCGGCTCGTTCCCCGCGGAGCCGGGCGTGGTGCTCGGCCACGAGGTCTGCGGCCGTGTCGTCGAGGTCGGTGCCGGACTCGACGAGGCGAATGCTCCCCGCGTCGGCGACCTCGTCACGGTCGAGCCCCACCGCTACTGCACCGCGTGCACGTGGTGCCGGGCCGGCCAGGAGCACCTGTGCGCCGGCAAGCGCGGCTACGGCGTTCACCTGGACGGCGGCATGGCCGAGTCCATGGTGGTGCCGGCGCGCATCGCCTACGTCCTGCCACCGGACACCGTCCCGTGGGTCGGCGCCCTCTGCGAGCCGGTGGCGTGCTGCATCCACGCGGTCGATCGCCTCGGCATCGTGGCCGGGGAGGCCCTGCTCGTGCTGGGCTCCGGTCCGGCAGGCGCCGTCCTCGCCGCGCTGGGCCGCCTGCTCGGCGCAACCCCGATCGTCGCCGCGGACACCCGCGAGGGCCGCCGCGACCTGGCGCTGCGCATGGGCGCCGACGTGGCGATCGACCCGCGCGACCCCGACCAGGTGCGCGCGGCCGTCGACCTCACGGGCGGCGAGGGCTACCCGGCGGTCGTCGACGCGGTGGGCTCGTCCGCCGTGCTCGAGCAGGCGATCACGCTGGCGCGCCGCGGCGGCCGGGTGCTGGAGTTCGGCGTCGCATCCCCGCACGACGTCGCCGCCGTGCGCCCGCACGACCTCTTCAGCCGGGAGCTCACGCTCCTGGGTTCGGTCATCAACCCGTGGACCCACCAGCGGGCCGTCGCGCTGCTACCCCGCCTGGGTCTCGACCGCCTCTCGACCGCCTTCCACGGCCTCCACGAGTTCGACGAGGCGCTCGCCGCGCAGCGACGCGGCGACGTCGACAAGGTCTTCGTGGCCCCGGCGGGGGCAGCAGCTGCGCGCGAGCCGGCCCGCTAG
- a CDS encoding GntR family transcriptional regulator: protein MTEQPGEPLLLDGNERVGERVHRLLRDRILTGALPPGSRLSVPAIARELGVSRSPLRDAVLQLVREGLAEETFNRGAVVRLMSREHLISLYDAREALEGMAARLATAGFTPSVRRRLRDLLAEHDEIAAAGDFTRHIEVDAAFHREIRRIAGSPVLARMLEEIQGQVMVAMRSTSVSGGMVQAVADHRRIFEALASGDSDASEAAARHHIARLRELLRAHA, encoded by the coding sequence GTGACCGAGCAGCCCGGCGAGCCCCTGCTCCTCGACGGCAACGAGCGCGTGGGGGAGCGCGTGCACCGACTCCTGCGCGACCGCATCCTCACCGGCGCGCTGCCCCCGGGGTCACGGCTGTCGGTGCCGGCGATCGCCCGCGAGCTCGGCGTGAGCCGCAGCCCCTTGCGCGACGCGGTCCTGCAGCTCGTCCGTGAAGGGCTCGCCGAGGAGACGTTCAACCGCGGCGCGGTCGTACGGCTGATGAGCCGCGAGCACCTCATCAGCCTCTACGACGCGCGCGAGGCCCTGGAAGGGATGGCGGCCCGTCTCGCCACCGCCGGGTTCACCCCCTCCGTGCGGCGCAGGCTGCGCGACCTGCTCGCCGAGCACGACGAGATCGCCGCCGCCGGGGACTTCACGCGCCACATCGAGGTGGACGCCGCCTTCCACCGCGAGATCCGCCGGATCGCAGGCAGTCCGGTGCTCGCTCGGATGCTCGAGGAGATCCAGGGCCAGGTGATGGTCGCGATGCGCTCGACCAGCGTCAGCGGCGGGATGGTCCAGGCCGTCGCCGACCACCGCCGGATCTTCGAGGCCCTGGCCTCCGGCGACTCGGACGCCAGCGAGGCGGCGGCCCGCCACCACATCGCCCGGCTGAGGGAGCTGCTGCGTGCCCACGCCTGA